A genome region from Ottowia testudinis includes the following:
- a CDS encoding alpha/beta fold hydrolase — MSLIVFSHGNSFPASTYRVMLDSLRARGFTVHAIEKYGHDPRYPVTDNWPHLVQQLADFAREQRQAAGEAPYLVGHSLGGILSLMCAARHPELARGVVMLDSPVLGGWRAGAVGMAKRTPLMKRLSPSMVSRKRRHEWDDREAVFQHFRGKKLFAAWDAQVLHDYVNHGTFDAEGSWRLAFDREVESRIYDTLPHNIGTLLRSHPLKCPLAFIGGLQSAEMKQMGGLENPTRLAKGRVMMLDGTHLFPMEKPLAAAAAVEASLRGLG, encoded by the coding sequence ATGAGCCTGATCGTCTTCTCCCACGGCAACAGTTTTCCCGCCAGCACCTACCGCGTGATGCTGGACAGCCTGCGCGCGCGCGGGTTCACCGTGCACGCCATCGAAAAATACGGCCACGACCCGCGGTACCCGGTTACCGACAACTGGCCGCACCTGGTGCAGCAGCTGGCCGACTTCGCGCGTGAGCAGCGCCAAGCCGCGGGCGAGGCGCCGTACCTGGTCGGCCATTCGCTGGGCGGCATCCTGAGCCTGATGTGCGCCGCGCGCCACCCCGAACTGGCACGCGGCGTGGTGATGCTCGACTCGCCCGTGCTGGGCGGCTGGCGCGCCGGCGCGGTGGGCATGGCCAAGCGCACGCCGCTGATGAAGCGGCTCTCGCCCAGCATGGTCAGCCGCAAGCGGCGCCATGAGTGGGACGACCGCGAGGCGGTGTTCCAGCACTTTCGCGGCAAGAAACTGTTCGCGGCGTGGGATGCGCAGGTGCTGCACGACTACGTCAACCATGGCACCTTCGATGCCGAGGGCAGCTGGCGGCTGGCCTTCGACCGCGAGGTCGAATCGCGCATCTACGACACGCTGCCGCACAACATTGGCACGCTGCTGCGCTCGCACCCGCTGAAGTGCCCGCTGGCGTTCATTGGCGGCCTGCAGTCGGCCGAGATGAAGCAGATGGGCGGCCTGGAAAACCCCACCCGCCTGGCCAAGGGCCGCGTGATGATGCTCGATGGCACGCACCTGTTTCCAATGGAAAAACCGCTGGCGGCGGCGGCGGCTGTCGAGGCCAGCTTGCGCGGCTTGGGTTGA
- a CDS encoding CPBP family intramembrane glutamic endopeptidase, whose product MTRPSVAPPSPAPRWSALTVGAWRWWYAVLGAVLVIGGLALINLPGLNNVWGQALQFVLYALIAVLLPWVLSRRAFAADWGWNVARPWRAAFIMGALTALLVCVVNVIEARDAAAAQASDTVLRGFGFGQSAAFDIGMVLCIVALAPWGEEMLFRGLLYRSLRDGLARYVPVGVSAVVGAALSAWLFASSHGGEGFDQQLWLLAGMGLLAVLAYEWTGSIIAPVMLHSINNSVTMITGLRQPGVALAHPSIEVLAWAGPLLALGLLAVTAMLHRVLARRSRGSA is encoded by the coding sequence ATGACCCGGCCATCCGTTGCACCCCCATCGCCAGCCCCGCGCTGGAGCGCATTGACCGTGGGCGCCTGGCGCTGGTGGTATGCGGTCCTTGGCGCGGTGCTGGTCATCGGCGGTCTGGCCCTGATCAACTTGCCGGGATTGAACAATGTGTGGGGCCAGGCGTTGCAGTTCGTGCTCTACGCGCTGATCGCCGTGCTGCTGCCATGGGTGCTCAGCCGCCGTGCCTTCGCGGCCGACTGGGGCTGGAACGTGGCGCGGCCGTGGCGCGCGGCGTTCATCATGGGCGCGCTGACGGCGCTGCTGGTCTGCGTGGTGAACGTGATCGAGGCGCGCGATGCCGCCGCCGCGCAGGCGTCGGACACGGTCTTGCGCGGCTTTGGCTTCGGCCAAAGCGCGGCGTTCGATATCGGCATGGTGCTGTGCATCGTGGCGCTGGCGCCGTGGGGCGAGGAGATGCTGTTTCGGGGCCTGCTGTACCGAAGCCTGCGCGACGGACTGGCGCGCTACGTGCCTGTCGGGGTGTCGGCCGTCGTGGGCGCCGCGCTCAGCGCCTGGCTGTTCGCCAGCTCACATGGCGGCGAAGGGTTTGACCAGCAGCTGTGGCTGCTGGCGGGCATGGGCTTGCTGGCGGTGCTGGCGTACGAGTGGACGGGCAGCATCATTGCGCCGGTGATGCTGCACAGCATCAACAACAGCGTGACCATGATCACGGGTCTGCGGCAACCGGGCGTGGCATTGGCGCATCCGTCGATCGAAGTGCTGGCCTGGGCTGGGCCGCTGCTCGCGCTGGGTCTGCTGGCGGTGACGGCGATGCTGCACCGCGTGCTGGCGCGCCGCTCGCGCGGCAGTGCTTGA
- a CDS encoding proteasome-type protease, which produces MTYCCAIKVNAGMVFLSDSRTNAGVDAISTFRKMLVYERPGDRFMVMLSAGNLSITQSVREILQDSSVKDEESGDPITIWNATSMFDAARVLGAAVRQVNERDGAALRKAGLDFNVSLIFGGQIAGEPMRLFLVYSAGNFIEATPETPYLQIGESKYGKPVLDRVIVPDTPLDEAAKCALVSMDSTVKSNLSVGLPFDLVVYEADALQCERIICIDENNPYYQMLHHSWGDRLRQVFDSIEDPQWNGGQTNLPLRVESARHPPIKKITTSQERLI; this is translated from the coding sequence ATGACCTACTGCTGCGCCATCAAAGTCAACGCCGGCATGGTGTTTTTGTCCGACTCGCGCACCAACGCGGGCGTTGACGCGATCAGCACCTTTCGCAAGATGCTGGTGTATGAGCGCCCGGGCGACCGCTTCATGGTGATGCTGTCGGCGGGCAACCTGTCGATCACGCAGTCGGTGCGCGAGATACTGCAGGACTCGTCGGTGAAGGACGAGGAATCGGGCGACCCCATCACGATCTGGAACGCCACCAGCATGTTCGACGCCGCGCGCGTGCTGGGCGCGGCGGTGCGCCAGGTGAACGAGCGCGACGGCGCGGCGCTGCGCAAGGCGGGGCTGGATTTCAACGTCTCGCTGATCTTTGGCGGCCAGATCGCGGGCGAGCCGATGCGGCTGTTTTTGGTCTACTCGGCCGGCAACTTCATCGAGGCCACGCCGGAAACGCCGTACCTGCAGATCGGCGAATCGAAGTACGGCAAGCCGGTGCTCGACCGTGTGATCGTGCCCGACACGCCGCTCGACGAAGCCGCCAAGTGCGCGCTGGTGTCGATGGACAGCACCGTCAAGTCCAACCTGTCGGTCGGCTTGCCGTTTGACCTGGTGGTGTACGAGGCCGACGCGCTGCAGTGCGAGCGCATCATTTGCATCGACGAAAACAACCCCTACTACCAGATGCTGCACCACAGCTGGGGCGACCGCCTGCGGCAGGTGTTCGACAGCATCGAAGACCCCCAGTGGAACGGCGGCCAAACCAACTTGCCGCTGCGGGTCGAATCCGCGCGCCACCCGCCGATCAAGAAGATCACCACCTCGCAAGAGCGCTTGATCTGA